A single Panthera tigris isolate Pti1 chromosome A3, P.tigris_Pti1_mat1.1, whole genome shotgun sequence DNA region contains:
- the TMEM230 gene encoding transmembrane protein 230 isoform X1 — protein sequence MMPSRTNLATGIPSSKVKYSRLSSTDDGYIDLQFKKSPPKIPYKAIALATVLFLIGAFLIIIGSLLLAGYISKGGADRAVPVLIIGILVFLPGFYHLRIAYYASKGYRGYSYDDIPDFDD from the exons ATGATGCCGTCTCGTACCAACCTGGCTACTGGAATCCCCAGTAGTAAAGTGAAATACTCAAGGCTCTCCAGCACAGACGATGGTTACATTGACCTTCAG tTTAAGAAGAGCCCTCCTAAGATCCCATATAAGGCCATTGCACTTGCTACGGTGCTGTTCTTGATTGGCGCTTTTCTCATTATCATAGGCTCCCTCCTGTTGGCAGGCTATATCAGCAAAGGG GGGGCAGACCGGGCCGTTCCCGTCCTGATCATTGGCATCCTGGTGTTCCTGCCAGGATTTTACCACCTGCGCATCGCCTACTATGCATCCAAAGGCTACCGGGGTTACTCCTACGATGACATTCCAGATTTTGATGACTAG
- the PCNA gene encoding proliferating cell nuclear antigen translates to MFEARLVQGSILKKVLEALKDLINEACWDISSSGVNLQSMDSSHVSLVQLTLRSEGFDTYRCDRNLAMGVNLTSMSKILKCAGNEDIITLRAEDNADTLALVFEAPNQEKVSDYEMKLMDLDVEQLGIPEQEYSCVVKMPSGEFARICRDLSHIGDAVVISCAKDGVKFSASGELGNGNIKLSQTSNVDKEEEAVTIEMNEPVQLTFALRYLNFFTKATPLSPTVTLSMSADVPLVVEYKIADMGHLKYYLAPKIEDEEGS, encoded by the exons ATGTTCGAGGCGCGCCTGGTCCAGGGCTCCATCCTGAAGAAGGTGCTGGAGGCACTTAAGGATCTCATCAACGAGGCCTGCTGGGACATAAGCTCGAGCGGCGTAAACCTGCAGAGCATGGACTCCTCCCATGTCTCCCTGGTGCAGCTCACCCTGCGTTCCGAGGGCTTCGACACATACCGCTGCGATCGCAACTTGGCCATGGGTGTGAACCTCACCAG CATGTCCAAAATACTAAAATGTGCTGGCAATGAGGACATCATTACACTAAGGGCGGAAGATAATGCAGACACCCTGGCACTTGTATTCGAAGCTCCAA ACCAAGAAAAGGTTTCAGACTATGAAATGAAGTTAATGGATTTAGATGTTGAACAACTTGGAATTCCA gaacAAGAGTATAGCTGTGTAGTAAAGATGCCTTCTGGTGAATTTGCACGTATATGCCGAGATCTCAGTCATATTGGAGATGCTGTTGTAATTTCCTGTGCAAAAGATGGAGTGAAGTTTTCTGCAAGTGGAGAACtaggaaatggaaatattaagTTGTCACAAACAAGTAATGTCGATAAAGAGGAGGAAGCT gtTACCATAGAGATGAATGAGCCTGTTCAGCTAACTTTTGCACTGAGATACCTGAACTTCTTTACAAAAGCCACTCCACTCTCTCCTACAGTAACACTCAGTATGTCTGCAGATGTACCCCTTG TTGTAGAGTATAAAATTGCAGATATGGGACATTTAAAGTACTATTTGGCTCCCAAGATCGAGGATGAAGAAGGATCTTAG
- the TMEM230 gene encoding transmembrane protein 230 isoform X2, with protein sequence MVTLTFREKLTAKASRLWESSFFPDVMRSNLLKFKKSPPKIPYKAIALATVLFLIGAFLIIIGSLLLAGYISKGGADRAVPVLIIGILVFLPGFYHLRIAYYASKGYRGYSYDDIPDFDD encoded by the exons ATGGTTACATTGACCTTCAG GGAGAAACTAACTGCTAAAGCCAGCAGATTGTGGgaatcttccttctttcctgatgTCATGAGATCCAATttattaaag tTTAAGAAGAGCCCTCCTAAGATCCCATATAAGGCCATTGCACTTGCTACGGTGCTGTTCTTGATTGGCGCTTTTCTCATTATCATAGGCTCCCTCCTGTTGGCAGGCTATATCAGCAAAGGG GGGGCAGACCGGGCCGTTCCCGTCCTGATCATTGGCATCCTGGTGTTCCTGCCAGGATTTTACCACCTGCGCATCGCCTACTATGCATCCAAAGGCTACCGGGGTTACTCCTACGATGACATTCCAGATTTTGATGACTAG